The Daucus carota subsp. sativus chromosome 2, DH1 v3.0, whole genome shotgun sequence genome includes a window with the following:
- the LOC135150406 gene encoding uncharacterized protein LOC135150406 — protein MVTSAFTYAGVEFVPNNHAAILDTTDVPGDYHVIQEFLAQSALARALTAPARLSGNLISKDEKRPVLRPLQIPAPLRARLNLPPAPQQQPQNQPQHPVSPTATRQPRSSTPKPSRATKSDAAPSTVKTRTSVATQASPQSRKVRFKARANKPKKAKVPITEITDFTLEEEQAPSTSLPDLSQALMVHPLQAVPLSTATASSTSSEVDEEIVCKEPEAGTTLSDPQTPISDRGPSTPIPHSPLKFPEALEALQSLAKAGEEPSKSKSDSAKSVPDPVKSAVDPASDDDEDDETEDDENEDEVPMSLQQQKWESTSEYNARLQTLKPNSEPLPRDLQVDPPNEPKSYSSISEDISYCSCSNI, from the exons ATGGTCACTTCAGCGTTTACCTATGCAGGTGTGGAGTTTGTACCAAACAACCacgcagccattcttgacaccacTGATGTTCCAGGGGATTATCATGTAATCCAGGAGTTTCTGGCACAAAGTGCCTTGGCTCGAGCTCTTACTGCACCGGCTAGATTATCTGGGA atctcatatctaaagatgagaagaggccagttctcaggccattacaaattccagctccattaagagctagGCTGAATCTGCCTCCAGCACCACAGCAACAGCCTCAAAaccaaccacaacatccagtctctcctacagccaCCAGACAACCCAGATCATCTACACCAAAACCAtcaagggctacaaagtctgatgcagccccttccactgtgaagaccagaacctctgttgctacacaa gctagccctcagtccagaaaagttagatttaaagcaagggcaaacaagcctaagaaaGCAAAGGTACCAATTACTGAAATCAcagatttcactcttgaggaagagcaagcaccatcaaCTTCACTTCCTGAtttatctcaagctctgatggtgcatcctctccaggctgttccactctctactgctacagcatcctctacttcatctgaagtagatgaggaaatagtTTGCAAGGAACCTGAAGCTGGGACAACATTGTCTGATCCTCAAACTCCAATATCTGATcgtggaccctccactccaattcctcattctccattgaaatttcctgagg cattggaggcattgcagtcacttgctaaggctggtgaagagccaagcaaatcaaaatctgatTCTGCAAAATCTGTTCCAGATCCTGTTAAAAGTGctgttgatcctgcatctgatgatgatgaggatgatgaaactgaagatgatgaaaatgaggatgaagtccccatgtctcttcaacaacagaagtgggagtctaccagcgaATACAATGCCAGATTGCAAACTCTGAAgccaaactctgagcctcttcccagggatcttcaggttgatccaccaaatgaa cctaaAAGCTacagttctatatctgaagacatttcatactgctcatgctcaaacatctaa
- the LOC135150407 gene encoding uncharacterized protein LOC135150407, giving the protein MGVPLKDFKILLEYWADEKIAKKARTNSESRRLITETHTAGSRSFAQISHNMALERALKATREQPPAPISDADVYVKTRKRESTRTYKLPTEVVEKKVENVKKLLKDGTIDEADEVVYGGKDHSRTFLVGRLIEKREPKKKIARPLPTIPEKYVASLTEQIRDQIAKEMEEQVQKKVEDNVKLMMSKLAEKNPGLNLDIELTSATEPTVEPSQANNGSD; this is encoded by the exons atggg GGTTCCATTGAAAGACTTCAAGATATTGTTAGAATATTGGGCTGATGAGAAAATAGCG AAAAAAGCAAGAACAAATTCAGAATCTCGAAGGCTTATAACTGAAACACATACTGCTGGAAGTAGGAGTTTCGCACAAATAAGTCACAATATG gcACTTGAAAGAGCATTGAAGGCTACCCGTGAACAACCACCAGCGCCAATATCAGATGCTGATGTTTATGTTAAAACACGCAAACGGGAAAGCACAAGAACATACAAGCTACCTACTGAAGTTGTTGAGAAAAAAGTG GAAAATGTAAAGAAGCTGCTGAAAGATGGAACAATTGACGAAGCTGATGAAGTTGTTTATGGTGGGAAGGATCACAGTCGCACATTTTTAGTGGGGAGGCTTATTGAGAAAAGGGAACCAAAGAAAAAAATTGCACGCCCTTTGCCTACCATTCCAGAGAAGTATGTGGCTAGTTTAACTGAACAGATTCGAGATCAAATTGCAAAGGAGATGGAAGAACAAGTGCAGAAGAAGGTTGAAGATAATGTCAAGCTCATGATGTCCAAGCTGGCAGAAAAGAATCCAGGCCTTAATCTCGATATCGAGCTAACCAGTGCAACTGAGCCAACAGTTGAGCCATCACAGGCCAACAATGGCAGTGATTAA